A DNA window from Allokutzneria albata contains the following coding sequences:
- a CDS encoding glycosyltransferase 87 family protein, translated as MPFLATSSPEANGDQNPSVIERTLVLPTWLRIFAPVLLVVALAAHAVTVVVWPGHQIMIDVLVYSAGGDVVLQGRPLYAGPVLNALEFTYTPFAALIFTPLALFDPDTLKILSTVANLALLVAAIWLSLRRLGYRANRDLVLLTVLLTGPLFWLEAVRTTFWLGQINLLLLVIVLWDLTSRAGNRWKGVGVGIAAGIKLTPAIFIVYLLVTRRFRAAGVATASFLGTIGLGFLVIPADAVKYWTGTFFTSGRVGPTIWPSNQSVRGMLARFFGTNEPPTILWLVVAGALGLAGLAVAAWAANRGNELLGVTMCGLTATTVSPFSWCHHWVWFVPLLVFGVHAALTYRARGASALVAAVYLLGFAWLVKVHQLTPPHTPPPDSGLFLWDAPAWLEPVSRNVYLLAFVLALGYVAQYLRRTAPGVL; from the coding sequence ATGCCGTTCCTGGCCACGTCATCGCCCGAGGCCAACGGTGACCAGAACCCCTCGGTCATCGAACGCACGCTCGTGCTCCCCACCTGGCTGCGGATCTTCGCCCCGGTGCTGCTCGTGGTGGCGCTGGCGGCGCACGCGGTCACCGTCGTCGTCTGGCCGGGCCACCAGATCATGATCGACGTGCTGGTCTACAGCGCGGGCGGCGACGTGGTGCTGCAGGGACGGCCGCTCTACGCGGGCCCGGTGCTCAACGCGCTGGAGTTCACCTACACGCCGTTCGCCGCGCTGATCTTCACCCCGCTCGCGCTGTTCGACCCGGACACGCTGAAGATCCTGTCCACGGTGGCCAACCTGGCCCTGCTGGTCGCGGCGATCTGGTTGTCGCTGCGCCGCCTCGGCTACCGCGCCAACCGCGACCTGGTCCTGCTCACCGTGCTGCTCACCGGCCCGCTGTTCTGGCTGGAGGCCGTGCGCACCACGTTCTGGCTCGGCCAGATCAACCTGCTGCTGCTGGTGATCGTGCTGTGGGACCTGACCAGCCGGGCGGGCAACCGCTGGAAGGGCGTCGGGGTCGGCATCGCGGCGGGTATCAAGCTCACCCCCGCGATCTTCATCGTCTACCTGCTGGTGACCCGCCGCTTCCGCGCCGCGGGGGTGGCGACGGCGAGCTTCCTCGGCACCATCGGGCTCGGCTTCCTGGTCATCCCCGCCGACGCGGTGAAGTACTGGACCGGCACCTTCTTCACCTCCGGCCGGGTCGGCCCGACGATCTGGCCGAGCAACCAGTCCGTGCGCGGCATGCTGGCCCGTTTCTTCGGCACCAACGAGCCACCGACGATCCTGTGGCTGGTGGTCGCCGGAGCCCTCGGCCTCGCCGGGCTCGCGGTCGCGGCGTGGGCGGCCAACCGCGGCAACGAGCTGCTCGGCGTCACGATGTGCGGCCTCACCGCGACGACGGTCTCGCCGTTCTCCTGGTGCCACCACTGGGTCTGGTTCGTTCCGCTGCTGGTCTTCGGCGTGCACGCGGCCCTGACCTACCGGGCGAGGGGGGCGAGCGCCCTCGTCGCCGCGGTGTACCTGCTCGGCTTCGCCTGGCTGGTGAAGGTGCACCAGCTGACCCCGCCGCACACCCCGCCCCCCGACAGCGGGCTGTTCCTCTGGGACGCCCCGGCCTGGCTGGAGCCGGTGAGCCGCAACGTCTACCTGCTGGCGTTCGTGCTGGCGCTGGGCTATGTGGCGCAGTACCTGCGTCGCACCGCGCCCGGCGTTTTGTGA
- a CDS encoding RES family NAD+ phosphorylase: MARLPQPPSAAALQALLRRTEDVVAVHRATRLVRIFAAGGTHPQRWNSFRYAGPLPHARFDPHPPAVGGVYQETHENGVLYFGLSVRTSVAEVFQATSTVDRRTRSPHLVVMRPKRTLRLLDLAGLWPTRAGASQAMSSGPKNRTQAWARVIRAAYPELDGLWYRSSMDSGNPAICLWDPPGGSGMPATPDVLLPLDHPGLDLPLGRICQELNYTLLG; encoded by the coding sequence ATGGCACGGCTCCCCCAGCCGCCGTCCGCAGCCGCCCTGCAGGCCCTGCTGCGCCGCACCGAAGACGTGGTCGCGGTGCACCGGGCCACTCGCCTGGTGAGGATCTTCGCCGCGGGAGGTACCCACCCCCAGCGGTGGAACTCCTTCCGCTACGCGGGACCGCTGCCGCACGCGCGCTTCGACCCACACCCGCCCGCCGTCGGCGGCGTCTACCAGGAGACGCACGAGAACGGCGTGCTCTACTTCGGCCTGTCCGTGCGGACCAGCGTCGCCGAGGTCTTCCAGGCCACCTCCACGGTGGACCGCCGCACCCGCAGCCCGCACCTGGTGGTCATGCGCCCCAAGCGGACGCTGCGGCTGCTCGACCTCGCCGGGCTCTGGCCGACCAGGGCGGGCGCCTCGCAGGCGATGAGCAGCGGCCCGAAGAACCGCACCCAGGCCTGGGCGAGGGTGATCCGGGCGGCCTACCCGGAGCTCGACGGGCTCTGGTACCGCTCGTCGATGGACTCCGGCAACCCCGCGATCTGCCTGTGGGACCCGCCGGGCGGCAGCGGGATGCCCGCGACGCCCGACGTGCTGCTGCCCCTGGACCACCCCGGCCTCGACCTGCCGCTGGGCCGGATCTGCCAGGAGCTGAACTACACGCTGTTGGGCTGA
- a CDS encoding GNAT family N-acetyltransferase produces the protein MTWTVRRAAVADAAEIARINVNAWRRAYRGIVDDAFLDSMDPEQRVPGWERWITSPEPAAVFVAVDESGRIGSYAGVGAARSDDEDFPEPTGELYAIYADPDLWGTGAGGAVHRAGLRHLAESGFAGAVLWVLDDNVLARNFYRSQGWQDDDVHKDFELNGARLPERRYSVRLRVDQPNSV, from the coding sequence ATGACGTGGACAGTGCGCCGGGCGGCCGTGGCAGATGCGGCGGAGATCGCCCGTATCAACGTGAACGCGTGGCGGCGGGCGTACCGGGGGATCGTGGACGACGCGTTCCTCGACTCGATGGACCCCGAACAGCGCGTGCCCGGGTGGGAGCGGTGGATCACCTCCCCCGAACCCGCCGCGGTGTTCGTCGCGGTGGACGAGTCGGGCCGGATCGGCTCCTACGCGGGGGTCGGCGCGGCCCGCTCGGACGACGAGGACTTCCCGGAGCCGACCGGGGAGCTGTACGCGATCTACGCCGATCCCGACCTGTGGGGGACCGGTGCGGGCGGCGCCGTGCACCGCGCGGGTCTGCGGCACCTCGCCGAGAGCGGGTTCGCAGGCGCCGTGCTCTGGGTCCTCGACGACAACGTCCTGGCGCGCAACTTCTACCGCTCCCAGGGCTGGCAGGACGACGACGTGCACAAGGACTTCGAGCTCAACGGCGCGCGGTTGCCGGAACGCAGGTACTCCGTGCGACTGCGCGTGGATCAGCCCAACAGCGTGTAG
- a CDS encoding S9 family peptidase — MRPDDLALLHTPGTVALHGDLLLTDVARPDLTANAYRSALWRVPLTDTPESPRRLTFGTRDSAPRISPDGEWVAFLRVAEEGGKPQLHVMPTSGGEARAVTALPLGTEAAVWAPDSRRIAFVARIPEEGRYGTEEGVTAAKEAPRRFTGFQYRFDNIGFISDRRPRLFVVDALDFDAEPVQLTDGTTRVSSPAWTPDGTHLLVVSDRDLDVWDTLHEDLYAIPADGSGALTLAVRSNGAVEHPVVLPDGDVLYYGAEFEGIHAVARNSGLFRAPLRIGGEPTTGTRLTDTETVDCESGSGAPVPVPGGVLVVVRVRGANELRLVPDGAENAVLDELKPVLGERGVVNAFTADGSRIAAVVSTVDSPGEVVTLETENPLVRTDFAAELRATGVRETIEITGTAPDGYPVHGWLVLPEGEGPHPVLLNVHGGPFRYYGWGFFDEAQVYAEAGYAVVLPNPRGSAGYGEKHGRAIIGAMGTVDADDVLALLDAALERPDCDADRVGVMGGSYGGFMTSWLAAHHGERFKAAWSERAVNAWDSFTGSSDIGWYFAEAYCGADLEAQRQQSPLYHADKVTIPFAVVHSEEDWRCPIEQAQRQFVALRRNGVAAEFLLFPGEGHELSRSGLPLHRKQRFDAVLEWWSRHLG, encoded by the coding sequence ATGCGACCGGATGACCTTGCGCTGTTGCACACCCCCGGAACGGTGGCCCTGCACGGAGATCTGCTCCTGACCGACGTGGCGAGGCCGGACCTGACGGCCAACGCGTACCGCTCCGCGCTGTGGCGGGTGCCGCTGACCGACACCCCCGAGTCACCGCGCCGGCTGACCTTCGGCACGCGCGACTCCGCGCCCCGCATCTCCCCGGACGGCGAGTGGGTGGCGTTCCTGCGCGTCGCGGAGGAGGGTGGCAAGCCGCAGCTGCACGTCATGCCGACCTCCGGCGGGGAGGCCCGCGCCGTCACCGCGTTGCCGCTCGGAACCGAGGCCGCGGTGTGGGCCCCGGACTCCCGGCGCATCGCCTTCGTGGCGCGAATCCCCGAAGAGGGCCGCTACGGCACCGAGGAGGGCGTGACCGCGGCCAAGGAAGCTCCGCGCCGCTTCACCGGCTTCCAGTACCGCTTCGACAACATCGGTTTCATCAGCGACCGGCGGCCGCGGCTGTTCGTGGTCGACGCGCTGGACTTCGACGCCGAGCCGGTCCAGCTCACCGATGGCACGACCCGCGTCTCCTCGCCCGCGTGGACACCGGATGGCACGCATCTCCTGGTCGTCTCCGATCGCGACCTCGACGTCTGGGACACGTTGCACGAGGACCTGTACGCCATTCCGGCCGACGGCAGCGGCGCGCTCACCCTCGCCGTGCGCTCCAACGGAGCCGTCGAGCACCCCGTCGTGCTGCCCGACGGCGATGTCCTCTACTACGGCGCCGAGTTCGAGGGCATCCACGCGGTCGCGCGCAACAGCGGGCTCTTCCGTGCGCCACTGCGCATCGGCGGTGAGCCGACGACCGGTACCCGGCTCACCGACACCGAGACCGTCGACTGCGAGTCCGGCTCCGGGGCACCGGTTCCTGTTCCCGGCGGAGTGCTGGTCGTGGTGCGCGTGCGCGGGGCGAACGAGCTGCGCCTGGTGCCCGACGGCGCCGAGAACGCGGTGCTGGACGAACTGAAGCCGGTGCTGGGCGAGCGCGGTGTGGTCAACGCCTTCACCGCGGACGGTTCGCGCATCGCCGCCGTTGTCTCCACTGTGGACAGTCCGGGAGAGGTCGTCACCCTGGAGACGGAGAACCCGTTGGTGCGCACGGATTTCGCTGCCGAGCTGCGGGCGACCGGGGTGCGCGAGACGATCGAGATCACCGGTACCGCGCCGGACGGGTACCCCGTGCACGGGTGGCTGGTGCTGCCGGAGGGCGAGGGGCCGCACCCCGTGCTCCTCAACGTGCATGGCGGGCCTTTCCGTTACTACGGCTGGGGTTTCTTCGACGAGGCCCAGGTGTACGCGGAGGCCGGGTACGCCGTCGTGCTGCCGAACCCCCGCGGCTCCGCGGGATACGGCGAGAAGCACGGCCGGGCGATCATCGGCGCGATGGGCACGGTGGACGCTGACGACGTGCTCGCGCTCCTGGACGCCGCACTGGAACGCCCCGACTGCGACGCCGATCGCGTTGGTGTGATGGGCGGCTCGTACGGCGGCTTCATGACGAGCTGGCTGGCCGCGCACCACGGCGAGCGGTTCAAGGCGGCGTGGAGCGAGCGCGCGGTCAACGCGTGGGACTCCTTCACCGGCTCCTCCGACATCGGGTGGTACTTCGCGGAGGCCTACTGCGGCGCGGACCTGGAGGCGCAGCGGCAGCAGAGCCCGCTCTACCACGCGGACAAGGTGACGATCCCGTTCGCCGTCGTGCACTCCGAGGAGGACTGGCGCTGCCCGATCGAGCAGGCCCAGCGGCAGTTCGTCGCCTTGCGCCGCAACGGTGTCGCGGCCGAGTTCCTGCTGTTCCCCGGTGAAGGGCACGAGCTCAGCCGCAGTGGCCTGCCCCTGCACCGCAAGCAGCGCTTCGACGCGGTGCTCGAATGGTGGAGCAGGCACCTCGGGTAG
- a CDS encoding IclR family transcriptional regulator translates to MTAETGGNGRSSSAGNAVEKALRVLEAVSTPGAPHRLAEIAATAGVPKPSAHRILGTFADRGFVHSHGGGRYAPGPRLRAMAAQVAGDDDRGVEQVLTELQRQVGHTVHLALRAGDRAVYTHKVEADQPFRTSSRIGMWLPLHSTAIGKCVLAHLGAGEVDDVLGGAGLAPRTPATITERDRLDTELSEVRQRGYAVDDEENEASIRCVAAPLLDASGRPVGGVSVSGVAFLVTREQIESFAPEVRHAAQSLTTLLL, encoded by the coding sequence ATGACAGCCGAGACCGGGGGCAACGGTCGTTCGTCGTCCGCCGGGAACGCCGTGGAGAAGGCCCTGCGGGTGCTGGAGGCGGTGTCCACGCCGGGCGCCCCGCACCGGCTCGCCGAGATCGCCGCGACGGCCGGGGTGCCCAAGCCCAGTGCCCACCGCATCCTCGGCACCTTCGCCGACCGCGGGTTCGTGCACAGCCACGGCGGCGGGCGGTACGCGCCGGGGCCGCGGCTGCGCGCGATGGCCGCCCAGGTGGCCGGGGACGACGACCGCGGGGTGGAGCAGGTCCTCACCGAACTGCAGCGCCAGGTGGGCCACACGGTGCACCTCGCGCTGCGCGCGGGGGACCGCGCGGTTTACACCCACAAGGTGGAAGCCGACCAACCCTTCCGCACCTCCTCCCGGATCGGGATGTGGCTGCCGTTGCACAGCACGGCCATCGGCAAGTGCGTGCTGGCGCATCTCGGCGCGGGCGAGGTCGACGACGTCCTCGGCGGGGCCGGGCTGGCGCCGCGGACCCCGGCCACGATCACCGAGCGCGACCGGCTGGACACCGAACTCTCCGAGGTCCGGCAGCGTGGCTACGCCGTCGACGACGAGGAGAACGAGGCCTCCATCCGCTGCGTGGCCGCGCCGTTGCTGGACGCCTCCGGCCGCCCGGTCGGCGGGGTCAGCGTGTCCGGGGTGGCCTTCCTCGTCACCCGTGAGCAGATCGAGTCCTTCGCGCCCGAGGTACGCCATGCGGCCCAGTCGCTGACGACGCTGCTGCTGTAG
- a CDS encoding alcohol dehydrogenase catalytic domain-containing protein, with protein sequence MTQFTEREFAAVLHGPRDVRLEEVDRPRPGPGQVLVQIERVGLCGTDLNYYVDGHNGPTVLNAPTVLGHEASGIVVGVGEGTPPKLLGRQVALEPATSCGVCLICRSGRSNLCPSGYCLGSPPTNGALREHVVIEHRLAHPLPERLNPEEGVLIEPLAVGCWAVHRARVATGHRVLVTGAGPIGLLTAKAALAAGALEVTVADVHPQRLELARRLHPGPVVDLNTDELPGASIDRMLECSGAASALEAVESLKPGGVIALVGVPQRWPAAPLGYVQRWEVDLVGCFRYGPAAFRSAIGWSGTGRVRLSGLVTARFSLAHTGQAIETALTDRTQLKVVVQPNAA encoded by the coding sequence ATGACCCAGTTCACCGAGCGCGAGTTCGCCGCGGTGCTGCACGGGCCGCGCGATGTCCGGCTGGAGGAGGTGGACCGGCCGCGACCCGGTCCGGGGCAGGTCCTGGTCCAGATCGAGCGGGTCGGTCTGTGCGGGACCGACCTCAACTACTACGTCGACGGCCACAACGGCCCGACGGTGCTGAACGCGCCCACCGTGCTCGGCCATGAGGCGTCCGGCATCGTCGTCGGCGTCGGCGAGGGCACGCCGCCGAAGCTGCTCGGCAGGCAGGTCGCGCTCGAACCCGCGACCTCCTGCGGGGTCTGCCTGATCTGCCGCAGCGGCCGGTCCAACCTCTGCCCCAGCGGCTACTGCCTGGGCTCCCCGCCGACCAACGGCGCACTGCGCGAACACGTGGTGATCGAGCACCGCCTGGCCCATCCGCTGCCGGAGCGGCTCAACCCGGAGGAGGGCGTGCTGATCGAACCCCTCGCCGTGGGCTGCTGGGCGGTGCACCGGGCCAGGGTCGCGACGGGGCACCGCGTCCTGGTCACCGGCGCCGGGCCGATCGGCCTGCTCACCGCCAAGGCCGCGCTCGCGGCGGGGGCGCTGGAGGTCACCGTGGCCGACGTGCACCCGCAGCGGCTGGAGCTGGCCCGCAGGCTGCACCCGGGCCCGGTGGTGGACCTCAACACCGACGAGCTGCCCGGCGCGAGCATCGACCGCATGCTGGAGTGCTCCGGCGCCGCCTCCGCCCTGGAGGCGGTGGAGTCGCTCAAGCCCGGCGGGGTGATCGCGCTCGTCGGCGTCCCCCAGCGCTGGCCGGCCGCTCCCCTGGGCTACGTGCAGCGGTGGGAGGTGGACCTGGTCGGCTGCTTCCGCTACGGCCCGGCCGCCTTCCGCAGCGCCATCGGCTGGTCGGGCACCGGCCGGGTCCGGCTCTCCGGCCTGGTCACGGCCAGGTTCTCGCTGGCCCACACCGGCCAGGCGATCGAAACGGCGCTCACCGACCGCACCCAGCTCAAGGTGGTCGTCCAGCCCAACGCGGCCTAG
- a CDS encoding TerC family protein codes for MNVPVWLWIATIVGLLVLIAIDLVIVDRKPHEVTIGEASRWVVFYVALAVLFGLGIWMFSGWQFAGEFFAGYITEYSLSIDNLFIFVIIMSTFSVPAIHQHKVLLIGILMALVMRGAFIAAGAQLIERFTWVFFLFGAFLIYTGWKLAFTGHDDEEFKENALLRVVRKVLPVTQDYHGSKSFVRIDGKRWVTPMFVVMVAIGSTDLLFALDSIPAIFGLTKETYLVFTANAFALMGLRQLYFLIGGLLNKLVYLSVGLSVILGFIGVKLILEALAGNQLPFINGGQPVDVPHIGIELSLSVIVGVLLVTTVASLIKVRRDPEAVKQLD; via the coding sequence GTGAACGTTCCCGTCTGGCTGTGGATCGCGACGATCGTCGGCCTGCTCGTCCTGATCGCGATCGATCTCGTGATCGTGGACCGAAAGCCGCACGAGGTCACGATCGGCGAGGCGTCCAGATGGGTCGTCTTCTACGTCGCACTCGCGGTTCTGTTCGGACTGGGCATCTGGATGTTTTCCGGATGGCAGTTCGCCGGTGAGTTCTTCGCCGGCTATATCACCGAGTACTCGCTGTCGATCGACAATCTCTTCATCTTCGTCATCATCATGTCGACGTTCTCGGTGCCCGCGATCCACCAGCACAAGGTGCTGCTGATCGGCATCCTGATGGCGCTGGTCATGCGCGGCGCGTTCATCGCGGCGGGCGCCCAGCTCATCGAGCGCTTCACCTGGGTTTTCTTCCTCTTCGGCGCGTTCCTGATCTACACCGGCTGGAAGCTGGCGTTCACCGGGCACGACGACGAGGAGTTCAAGGAGAACGCGCTGCTGCGCGTGGTGCGCAAGGTCCTCCCGGTGACCCAGGACTACCACGGGTCCAAGTCCTTCGTGCGCATCGACGGCAAGCGCTGGGTCACCCCGATGTTCGTGGTGATGGTGGCCATCGGCTCGACCGACCTGCTCTTCGCGCTGGACTCGATCCCGGCGATCTTCGGTCTCACCAAGGAGACCTACCTGGTCTTCACCGCCAACGCCTTCGCGCTGATGGGCCTGCGGCAGCTGTACTTCCTCATCGGCGGCCTGCTGAACAAGCTCGTCTACCTCTCGGTCGGCCTCTCGGTGATCCTCGGCTTCATCGGCGTGAAGCTGATCCTGGAGGCGCTGGCGGGCAACCAGCTGCCGTTCATCAACGGCGGCCAGCCGGTGGACGTGCCGCACATCGGCATCGAGCTCTCGCTGTCGGTGATCGTCGGCGTCCTGCTGGTCACCACCGTCGCCAGCCTCATCAAGGTCCGCCGCGACCCGGAGGCGGTCAAGCAGCTCGACTGA
- a CDS encoding putative quinol monooxygenase produces the protein MILEVAEILVQPGEEEEFEAAYRVAVTHLLGSAGCHSARLTRGVENPSRFVLFVEWESVQAHTEGFRNSPAFTRWREGIGRFLVGTPRVEHFVPAGE, from the coding sequence ATGATCCTCGAAGTCGCCGAGATCCTTGTCCAGCCGGGTGAGGAAGAGGAGTTCGAAGCCGCCTACCGGGTGGCCGTCACCCACCTGCTCGGCAGCGCCGGCTGCCATTCCGCCCGTCTGACCAGGGGCGTCGAGAATCCCAGCCGGTTCGTGCTGTTCGTGGAGTGGGAGAGCGTGCAGGCGCACACCGAGGGCTTCCGGAACTCCCCCGCGTTCACCCGTTGGAGGGAGGGCATCGGTCGCTTCCTCGTCGGCACGCCCAGGGTCGAGCACTTCGTCCCCGCTGGTGAGTGA
- a CDS encoding antibiotic biosynthesis monooxygenase family protein → MIVTIAEIIIRPGDENAFIAAYHEASRHIADSPGCRMLRLVRGIEQPNRFLLLSEWVSLESHIEGFYGSDGFLSWRAGVCEYFVEPPCVEHVVDLRD, encoded by the coding sequence GTGATCGTCACGATCGCCGAGATCATCATCCGTCCCGGTGACGAGAACGCGTTCATCGCCGCCTACCACGAGGCGTCGCGGCATATCGCCGACTCGCCTGGCTGCCGGATGCTCCGGCTGGTCCGCGGGATCGAACAGCCGAACCGTTTTCTTCTTCTGTCCGAGTGGGTTTCACTGGAATCTCACATCGAGGGTTTCTATGGCTCGGACGGTTTCCTGTCCTGGCGCGCGGGCGTATGCGAATACTTCGTCGAACCGCCCTGCGTCGAACACGTTGTCGACCTGCGGGACTGA
- a CDS encoding alpha/beta fold hydrolase, whose product MPVPRSRNRALSLLALVALLICGGVVLWSNTPATPAPVTTRPVLLDVVDGPQRTERVQIDATLYLPERTPAPAVIVAHGFGGSKDSVAGDATELANRGFVVLAYSARGFGRSTGQIALNARDYEIADAEQLVSWLSRQPEVSLDGPGDPRVGVTGGSYGGALSLMLAGVDRRVDAIAPVITWNDLAQALVPNAATRDTAAPGTPAGGGSAENGVFKRAWAGMFFSSGLGPANTGGGGRGPEAPDPGVPSTGTGTTAPPGAATPPQGGERGAPNLGALGQGPATCGRFRPEVCAAYTEVATTGRAGQQTLDLLRRSSPVSVADKITVPSLIVQGERDTLFGLDQSDANARQIAAAGGKVKTIWYAGGHDGGGPGPVLRGQIADWFAFHLSGQGTDPGTGFSYAVQGAFRTGGGVSVREVVSAVYPGLRGQNPVRRDRFELIGGAQPVINPAGGNPAAVSGFPGLSDRVGGSSSALSTGLAVDIPGQSASFTTRPLDEQVLVAGAANVRLRVRSIPGQPATGEAVLFGKLYDVGPDGRRTLAGGAVAPVRVTGLPADGSPVEVTVALPGVVRPIEAGHRIQVVFATTDQSFAGATEPATHLVEVDPTLWVPVVPGTRSASPAPVGALIGIGVVLAVAVAAALVARFRRRHADDVDQSLVDTPLVISGLRKEYKGGLRAVDGLSFTVERGQVLGLLGPNGAGKTTTLRMLMGLVQPTEGEIRVFGHRVRSGAPVLSRIGSFVEGSGFLPHLSGEANLRLYWAATGRPAEEARFDEALEIAGLGKAVRRRVGTYSQGMRQRLAIAQAMLGLPDLLVLDEPANGLDPPQIHQMRDVLRRYAATGRTVVVSSHLLAEVEQTCTHVVVMHRGRLVASGEVTEIVAGGGAASFRVDRPSSAVNTLRTLEGVSEVSAEGEFVSAELGLLPRAVAVAALVQAGIAVEQAGPRRRLEDAFLQLVGEESVQ is encoded by the coding sequence GTGCCCGTCCCGCGCTCCCGAAACCGGGCGTTGTCCCTCCTCGCCCTCGTCGCACTGCTGATCTGCGGCGGGGTCGTGCTGTGGTCGAACACCCCGGCGACCCCCGCCCCCGTCACCACCCGTCCCGTGCTGCTCGACGTCGTCGACGGCCCGCAACGGACGGAGCGGGTGCAGATCGACGCCACCCTCTACCTGCCGGAGCGGACACCGGCACCGGCGGTGATCGTCGCCCACGGTTTCGGCGGCAGCAAGGACTCGGTGGCCGGTGACGCGACCGAGCTGGCCAACCGGGGCTTCGTGGTGCTCGCCTACTCCGCGCGCGGTTTCGGCCGTTCGACCGGGCAGATCGCGCTGAACGCGCGCGACTACGAGATCGCCGACGCCGAGCAGCTGGTGAGCTGGCTCTCCCGGCAGCCGGAGGTCTCGCTCGACGGGCCGGGGGACCCCAGGGTCGGCGTCACCGGCGGTTCCTACGGCGGCGCACTGTCGCTGATGCTGGCCGGGGTCGACCGGCGGGTGGACGCGATCGCACCGGTGATCACCTGGAACGACCTCGCGCAGGCGCTCGTCCCGAACGCGGCGACCCGGGACACCGCCGCCCCCGGCACCCCCGCGGGCGGCGGAAGTGCCGAGAACGGCGTGTTCAAGCGCGCGTGGGCGGGCATGTTCTTCTCCTCCGGCCTCGGCCCCGCGAACACCGGTGGCGGTGGCCGCGGTCCGGAGGCACCCGATCCCGGGGTCCCGTCCACCGGCACCGGTACGACGGCCCCGCCGGGGGCCGCCACGCCGCCGCAGGGCGGTGAGCGAGGTGCGCCGAACCTCGGCGCCCTGGGTCAGGGGCCTGCCACCTGCGGCCGCTTCCGGCCCGAGGTCTGCGCGGCCTACACGGAGGTGGCCACCACCGGCAGGGCCGGTCAGCAGACCCTCGACCTGTTGCGCCGCTCCTCCCCGGTCAGCGTCGCCGACAAGATCACGGTGCCCTCGCTGATCGTGCAGGGCGAGCGGGACACCCTCTTCGGGCTCGACCAGTCCGACGCCAACGCCAGGCAGATCGCCGCGGCGGGCGGCAAGGTCAAGACGATCTGGTACGCGGGCGGTCACGACGGCGGCGGGCCGGGACCGGTGCTGCGCGGGCAGATCGCCGACTGGTTCGCCTTCCACCTCTCCGGCCAGGGCACCGACCCGGGCACCGGGTTCTCCTACGCCGTGCAGGGCGCCTTCCGCACCGGCGGCGGCGTGTCCGTGCGCGAGGTGGTCTCGGCCGTCTATCCCGGTCTGCGCGGCCAGAACCCGGTGCGGCGGGACCGGTTCGAGCTGATCGGCGGTGCCCAGCCGGTGATCAACCCGGCCGGGGGCAACCCGGCCGCGGTGAGCGGGTTCCCCGGACTGTCCGACCGGGTGGGCGGTTCGTCGTCCGCGCTGAGCACCGGGCTGGCCGTCGACATCCCGGGCCAGTCGGCGAGCTTCACCACGCGTCCGCTGGACGAGCAGGTGCTTGTTGCGGGGGCGGCAAACGTCCGGCTCCGGGTGCGGTCGATCCCCGGCCAGCCCGCCACCGGCGAGGCGGTGCTGTTCGGCAAGCTCTACGACGTCGGCCCGGACGGGCGGCGCACGCTCGCCGGTGGCGCGGTCGCGCCGGTCCGGGTGACCGGGCTGCCCGCGGACGGATCCCCGGTCGAGGTGACCGTCGCGCTGCCGGGTGTGGTGCGGCCGATCGAGGCCGGGCACCGGATCCAGGTCGTCTTCGCCACCACCGACCAGTCCTTCGCGGGCGCGACCGAACCGGCGACGCACCTGGTCGAGGTCGATCCGACCCTGTGGGTCCCCGTCGTGCCCGGCACGCGCAGCGCCTCCCCCGCTCCGGTCGGAGCCCTGATCGGCATCGGCGTGGTGCTCGCGGTGGCCGTGGCGGCCGCGCTGGTCGCCAGGTTCCGCAGGCGGCACGCCGACGACGTCGATCAGTCCCTTGTGGACACCCCGTTGGTGATCAGCGGTCTGCGCAAGGAGTACAAGGGCGGGCTGAGGGCGGTGGACGGCCTGTCCTTCACCGTGGAGCGCGGCCAGGTGCTCGGCCTGCTCGGTCCGAACGGCGCGGGCAAGACCACCACGTTGCGGATGCTGATGGGGCTGGTCCAGCCGACCGAGGGCGAGATCAGGGTCTTCGGCCACCGGGTGCGCAGCGGCGCGCCCGTGCTGTCCCGCATCGGGTCCTTCGTGGAGGGTTCGGGTTTTCTGCCGCACCTTTCCGGTGAGGCGAACCTTCGGCTGTACTGGGCGGCCACCGGCAGGCCCGCCGAGGAGGCGCGCTTCGACGAGGCGCTGGAGATCGCCGGGCTCGGCAAGGCGGTGCGGCGCCGGGTGGGCACCTACAGCCAGGGCATGCGGCAGCGGCTGGCCATCGCGCAGGCGATGCTGGGGCTGCCGGACCTGCTGGTGCTCGACGAACCGGCCAACGGCCTCGACCCGCCGCAGATCCACCAGATGCGCGATGTGCTGCGGCGCTACGCGGCGACCGGCAGGACGGTGGTGGTCTCCAGCCACCTGCTGGCCGAGGTCGAGCAGACGTGCACCCACGTCGTGGTGATGCACCGGGGCCGCCTCGTGGCCTCCGGTGAGGTCACCGAGATCGTCGCGGGCGGTGGCGCGGCGTCGTTCCGGGTCGACCGCCCGAGCAGCGCGGTGAACACGCTGCGCACCCTGGAGGGCGTCAGCGAGGTGAGCGCCGAGGGCGAGTTCGTCTCGGCGGAACTGGGCCTGTTGCCGAGGGCGGTCGCCGTGGCGGCGTTGGTCCAGGCGGGCATCGCGGTGGAGCAGGCCGGTCCGCGGCGGCGCCTCGAGGACGCCTTCCTGCAGCTGGTCGGTGAGGAGTCGGTGCAGTGA